The Carnobacterium mobile DSM 4848 genome includes a window with the following:
- a CDS encoding 6-phospho-beta-glucosidase — protein MSKEALKIVTIGGGSSYTPELIEGYIKRKDQLPIKEIVLVDIEAGKEKLEIVGEMAKRMVKAAGLDWNVELTLDRRAALEGADFVTTQFRVGLLEARVKDERIPLSHGVLGQETNGAGGMFKAFRTIPVILDIIEDMKEICPDAWLVNFTNPAGMVTEAAIKHGGWKKTVGLCNVPIGHCSAASEKLGIPEDELFFKFAGINHFHWHRVWDKTGKERTAELIDLIYGPNQSEDDNHLKNIHSAPFHYEQIKDLGLLPCGYHRYYYIEDEMLKHSIEEFERGETRAQVVKETESRLFELYKDPKLDYKPEELSQRGGTHYSDAACEIIASIQNDKRTDMVVSTENNGTITDLPYDSIVEVSGAVTGHGVEPYNWGACPPAARGMIQNMKAMEETTIRAAIDGDYGAALQAFTINPLVPGGTMAKTLLDELLYAHKDYLPQFAEKIKEIEKNQPETVEYVNELMKSN, from the coding sequence ATGTCGAAAGAAGCATTAAAAATCGTTACAATTGGTGGAGGTTCTAGTTATACACCGGAATTAATTGAAGGGTATATCAAGCGGAAAGATCAATTGCCAATCAAAGAAATCGTTTTGGTCGATATTGAAGCTGGTAAAGAAAAATTAGAAATTGTAGGTGAAATGGCAAAACGGATGGTCAAAGCAGCAGGACTCGATTGGAATGTTGAATTGACACTTGATCGTAGAGCAGCTTTAGAAGGAGCTGACTTTGTCACTACGCAATTTCGAGTAGGTTTATTGGAAGCGCGAGTAAAAGATGAACGGATTCCATTGTCGCATGGTGTTTTAGGTCAAGAAACAAATGGAGCAGGAGGAATGTTTAAAGCGTTCCGCACGATTCCAGTTATTTTAGACATCATTGAAGACATGAAAGAAATTTGTCCAGACGCATGGTTGGTCAATTTTACAAATCCTGCAGGGATGGTCACAGAAGCGGCAATCAAACACGGAGGTTGGAAGAAGACCGTTGGATTGTGTAATGTTCCAATTGGTCATTGCTCAGCAGCTTCGGAAAAGTTAGGCATACCAGAAGATGAGTTGTTCTTTAAATTTGCCGGGATCAATCATTTCCATTGGCATCGGGTGTGGGATAAAACAGGTAAAGAAAGAACCGCAGAATTGATTGATTTGATCTATGGACCTAATCAATCTGAAGACGACAACCATTTGAAGAACATTCACAGTGCTCCTTTCCATTATGAACAAATCAAGGATTTAGGTTTGTTGCCTTGTGGTTACCATCGCTATTATTATATTGAAGATGAAATGCTGAAACATTCTATTGAAGAGTTTGAAAGAGGCGAAACCAGAGCACAAGTGGTTAAAGAAACAGAATCACGTCTATTTGAACTATATAAAGATCCTAAATTAGACTATAAACCGGAAGAATTATCGCAACGTGGCGGTACCCACTACAGTGACGCTGCTTGTGAAATCATTGCTTCTATTCAAAATGATAAACGGACAGATATGGTCGTTTCTACTGAAAATAACGGAACAATAACCGACTTGCCTTATGATAGTATTGTAGAAGTTTCTGGTGCGGTAACAGGACATGGAGTAGAGCCGTATAACTGGGGAGCATGTCCTCCAGCAGCCAGAGGCATGATTCAAAATATGAAAGCTATGGAAGAAACCACGATCCGAGCAGCTATTGATGGAGATTACGGTGCAGCACTGCAAGCCTTCACAATCAACCCATTAGTGCCAGGTGGAACAATGGCTAAAACATTGTTGGATGAATTGCTTTATGCACATAAAGACTATTTGCCGCAATTTGCTGAAAAAATAAAGGAAATTGAAAAAAATCAACCTGAAACAGTGGAGTATGTAAATGAACTGATGAAAAGCAATTAG
- a CDS encoding cation-translocating P-type ATPase has product MEFYQKEQKNVLSELNSTPNGLQTTEIAARLEKSGYNELQTKEKDSIWKLFLETFKDAMVIVLLIVAVIQILMGSVVESIIIFAVLMINSVVSVVQTKKAEGSLDALKNMSAPMAKVIRSGEKITIPAKELVPGDIVILDAGDYVPADGRLIEAGSLKVDEGMLTGESVPADKDTAALKNTVPIGDRSNMVHSGTLVVYGRGVFVVTKTGNQTEIGQVANLLENAMAKQTPLQKKLDEFSKQLGIGILILSILIFIIEAARIYFDGSTNISTDMLNAFMFAVAVAVAAIPEALQSIVTIVLSMGTNKMAKRHAIIRKLPAVETLGATSVICTDKTGTLTQNKMTIVDYFLLNGQSGVFNDQPADWTIDEQRLMQVAVLANDSTISEDGQELGDPTEVAMVAFSNKLNQPYTELRERYPREAELPFDSDRKLMSTVHLIDGQRLMLTKGGPDVVFGRSNKVLVNGEVLPLTEERLKEMQDKNEGFSDRALRVLAFAYKPVEDSMIHFEDENDLILVGIMAMIDPPREAVYGAVEEAKKAGIKTVMITGDHKTTARAIARDIGIAEEGDIALTGQELDALTEQELHAKLEKISVYARVSPENKIRIVRAWQDKNKVSAMTGDGVNDAPALKQADIGIAMGSGTDVAKDASAMVLTDDNFVSIINAVEVGRNVYDNIKKAIAYLFAGNLGAIIAIVAALIMDWVNPFTALQLLFINLVNDSVPAIALGMEKGEPDVMARQPRDPNEGIFAGQTLVSVLYRGILIGAAVIVSQFIGLGYSDEMSIAMAFTTLILARTLQTFPARSNSQTAIGAGFFSNLYVILAVVFCFALYGLTVIPGIREFFAIPTDFGLTQWGIAAGLAAGAVVLMEVTKVIVRRKN; this is encoded by the coding sequence TTGGAATTTTATCAAAAAGAACAAAAAAATGTTTTATCTGAATTAAACAGTACACCAAATGGGTTACAAACTACTGAAATAGCAGCTCGGCTTGAAAAAAGCGGGTACAATGAATTGCAAACAAAAGAAAAAGATTCTATTTGGAAACTTTTTCTTGAAACCTTTAAAGATGCTATGGTCATTGTTTTACTAATCGTGGCAGTCATCCAAATTTTAATGGGATCTGTCGTTGAATCCATCATTATCTTTGCTGTTTTGATGATTAATTCAGTAGTCAGTGTTGTACAAACTAAAAAAGCTGAAGGATCCTTAGATGCTTTAAAAAACATGTCAGCACCCATGGCTAAAGTGATTCGCAGCGGCGAAAAAATAACTATTCCTGCTAAAGAACTAGTTCCTGGGGATATCGTTATTTTAGATGCAGGAGACTATGTGCCTGCAGATGGGCGACTGATTGAAGCGGGCTCGTTGAAAGTCGACGAAGGAATGTTGACTGGAGAATCTGTTCCTGCCGACAAAGACACAGCTGCTTTGAAAAACACGGTTCCTATCGGAGACCGGTCTAATATGGTCCACAGCGGTACACTTGTTGTTTACGGACGAGGTGTTTTCGTTGTTACTAAAACAGGAAACCAAACTGAAATCGGCCAAGTTGCCAATTTACTTGAAAATGCAATGGCGAAACAAACTCCTCTGCAAAAGAAACTAGATGAGTTCAGTAAGCAATTAGGTATTGGGATTCTAATTTTATCGATCTTAATTTTTATCATTGAAGCGGCTCGGATTTATTTCGATGGTTCAACTAATATTAGCACAGATATGTTGAATGCCTTTATGTTTGCTGTAGCTGTTGCAGTAGCTGCGATTCCTGAAGCGTTACAATCGATCGTTACAATCGTTCTTTCAATGGGAACCAATAAAATGGCTAAACGACATGCAATCATCCGGAAATTACCGGCTGTTGAAACTTTAGGAGCTACAAGTGTTATCTGTACAGACAAAACAGGTACTCTGACACAAAATAAAATGACCATCGTTGATTACTTTTTATTAAATGGACAATCTGGCGTATTCAATGATCAGCCTGCTGATTGGACGATTGATGAACAGCGTTTAATGCAAGTTGCAGTTTTAGCAAATGATTCTACAATCAGCGAAGACGGACAAGAACTGGGCGACCCTACTGAAGTCGCAATGGTGGCTTTCAGCAACAAACTCAACCAGCCCTACACTGAATTGCGTGAACGTTATCCACGTGAAGCTGAATTGCCTTTTGATTCCGACCGTAAGCTGATGTCAACCGTTCACCTAATTGACGGGCAACGTTTGATGCTGACCAAAGGTGGTCCAGATGTTGTTTTCGGACGCAGTAATAAAGTTCTGGTCAATGGGGAAGTCCTTCCATTAACAGAAGAACGTCTAAAAGAAATGCAAGATAAAAACGAAGGGTTCTCAGATCGTGCTTTACGAGTCTTAGCTTTTGCTTATAAACCAGTTGAAGATTCAATGATTCATTTTGAAGATGAAAACGACTTGATTTTAGTAGGAATTATGGCGATGATCGATCCTCCTCGTGAGGCCGTTTACGGAGCTGTTGAGGAAGCTAAAAAAGCTGGAATCAAAACCGTTATGATTACAGGTGACCATAAAACAACTGCCCGAGCTATTGCACGCGACATTGGAATTGCTGAAGAAGGCGATATCGCTTTAACTGGTCAAGAATTAGATGCTTTAACTGAACAAGAATTACATGCTAAATTAGAAAAAATTTCTGTTTATGCTCGTGTTTCTCCAGAAAATAAAATTCGTATCGTACGGGCATGGCAAGACAAAAATAAAGTTTCTGCAATGACGGGCGATGGGGTAAATGACGCTCCCGCTCTAAAACAAGCAGATATCGGTATTGCAATGGGAAGTGGAACAGATGTAGCCAAAGACGCTTCTGCTATGGTCTTAACGGATGATAACTTTGTTTCTATCATCAATGCTGTTGAAGTGGGAAGAAATGTTTATGACAATATAAAAAAAGCGATCGCTTATTTATTTGCTGGTAATCTGGGTGCGATCATTGCAATTGTCGCTGCATTGATTATGGATTGGGTCAACCCCTTCACTGCTTTGCAACTATTGTTTATCAACTTAGTCAATGACTCGGTTCCTGCTATTGCTTTAGGAATGGAAAAAGGCGAACCGGATGTTATGGCTCGTCAACCAAGAGATCCAAATGAAGGTATCTTTGCTGGTCAGACCCTTGTTTCTGTTCTTTATCGTGGAATACTGATTGGTGCAGCTGTTATTGTTTCTCAATTTATCGGGTTAGGCTACTCGGATGAGATGAGTATCGCAATGGCCTTTACTACCTTGATCCTTGCCCGGACTTTACAGACTTTCCCAGCCCGTTCTAATTCACAAACAGCGATTGGCGCAGGTTTCTTTTCGAATCTGTATGTTATTCTTGCCGTTGTCTTTTGTTTTGCTTTATATGGCTTAACTGTTATCCCTGGAATCCGTGAATTTTTTGCTATTCCAACTGATTTTGGTTTAACTCAATGGGGAATTGCTGCTGGATTAGCAGCTGGTGCTGTTGTTTTAATGGAAGTAACTAAAGTAATTGTTCGCAGAAAAAATTAA